The following proteins come from a genomic window of Solwaraspora sp. WMMA2065:
- a CDS encoding IS256 family transposase, which translates to MTMSMINPQRQDLPADEWGGLREQAAADVPRLPLSALVLDEQAAKQAARKAVADLVDEQAMDAVLAQVKGDGLRLTGPGGFLSELVRVVLERGLRAELTEHLGYRAHDPGGKGSGNSRNGHTAKTVRTEVGPIEVRMPRDRAGTFTPVPLPKNARRLGGLSDVVISLYAGGMTVRDISHHLHRVYGTEVGPDTISTITDEVLDEVKAWQHRPLDEVYPIVYVDALMGKVRDGGQVRNKACYLVVGVGVDGVKHVLGIWVQQTEGARFWMQVCTELRNRGVRDVLIACCDGVTGLPEAIEAVWPHTTVQTCVVHLIRAATRFVSYKDRRAMVTALKEIYTAPTVEAAETALLGFADSPLGKRYPAAVAVWERAWDRFTPFLAFPPEVRRIIYTTNAIESFNYQIRKVIKNRGHFPTDDAVVRLTWLAIADIEDKRARQRAAEAGKPRNQARQAPGRLVEGAGVHGWKQALNSLDIFFPGRIPIDAR; encoded by the coding sequence CCTCCCGGCCGACGAGTGGGGTGGGTTGCGGGAACAGGCCGCCGCGGACGTACCGAGGTTGCCCCTGTCCGCCCTGGTGCTCGATGAGCAGGCGGCGAAGCAGGCCGCGCGGAAGGCGGTCGCGGACCTGGTCGACGAGCAGGCGATGGATGCGGTGTTGGCGCAGGTCAAGGGCGACGGGCTGCGGTTGACGGGGCCGGGTGGGTTCCTGTCGGAGCTGGTCAGGGTCGTCCTGGAGCGGGGGTTGCGGGCGGAGTTGACCGAGCATCTGGGCTACCGGGCGCACGATCCGGGCGGCAAGGGTTCGGGAAACTCGCGTAACGGGCACACGGCGAAGACGGTGCGGACCGAGGTCGGGCCGATCGAGGTGCGGATGCCGAGGGACCGGGCGGGCACGTTCACCCCGGTGCCGCTGCCGAAGAACGCCCGCCGCCTGGGCGGGCTCTCCGATGTGGTCATCTCCCTGTACGCCGGTGGGATGACGGTGCGCGACATCTCCCATCACCTGCACCGGGTGTACGGCACCGAGGTCGGCCCGGACACCATCTCCACCATCACCGACGAAGTTCTGGATGAGGTGAAGGCGTGGCAGCACCGGCCCCTGGACGAGGTGTACCCGATCGTCTACGTGGACGCGTTGATGGGGAAGGTCCGCGACGGCGGGCAGGTGCGCAACAAGGCCTGCTACCTCGTGGTCGGTGTGGGTGTGGACGGGGTCAAGCACGTCCTCGGGATCTGGGTGCAGCAGACCGAAGGCGCCAGATTCTGGATGCAGGTGTGCACCGAGTTGCGTAACCGCGGGGTGCGGGATGTGCTCATCGCCTGCTGCGACGGGGTGACCGGGCTGCCCGAGGCGATCGAGGCCGTGTGGCCGCACACCACCGTGCAAACCTGTGTCGTGCACCTGATCCGGGCGGCGACGCGGTTCGTGTCCTACAAAGACCGGCGGGCGATGGTCACCGCGTTGAAGGAGATCTACACCGCACCCACGGTCGAGGCCGCCGAGACGGCGCTGCTCGGCTTCGCCGACAGCCCGCTCGGGAAACGCTACCCGGCTGCGGTCGCCGTCTGGGAGCGGGCGTGGGACCGGTTCACTCCGTTCCTGGCGTTCCCGCCCGAGGTCCGCCGGATCATCTACACCACCAACGCGATCGAGTCGTTCAACTACCAGATCCGCAAGGTGATCAAGAACCGTGGGCACTTCCCGACCGACGACGCCGTGGTCAGGCTGACCTGGCTGGCCATCGCCGATATCGAGGACAAACGCGCCCGGCAACGGGCCGCCGAGGCCGGCAAGCCCCGCAACCAGGCCCGCCAGGCCCCCGGACGACTCGTCGAAGGCGCCGGCGTCCACGGCTGGAAGCAGGCCCTCAACTCCCTGGACATCTTCTTCCCCGGCCGTATCCCCATCGATGCCCGATAG
- a CDS encoding caspase family protein yields MTSAAGGGPARRFFVGAATTVYQQDLGLGDRPELGDELWRARELFTGLGYSVVPSFGIGMGARDFQDRLRAFLTDPQRRPDDVVVVYYTGHGVDHHGDLLLPMADTVDLAYGSVRAGDLTGRILDSHTPDQVAGQQLLFVLDTCYGGSAAVRMSAGAADFLSRLRGFAGAPSVAVIVAARDYQSAVAGAFTQALAGAVRDRSVAGFEVPFLPLDALVTAINARTPPSQRARLMFVGEKAAEFFPNPRFDDWFSDYDLRTRDLRAQRDARERERRHHVDPRARGLDAPAGRDDLWLFTGRHAALREATRWLAGTGPATLVVTGRPGSGKSALLARLDVLADPRRRRWVPNLHLLPADTIPADGAIRRFVHARGQTPQDLLAALAEAVGVDSIGDVDSVSALVRGLARDAEPVVVVVDAVDEAVDSREARRDRGSPVVEQVLAPLVAAAGRVPLRMMIGTRSHLVEALGQPVRLVDLDRPEFADRASVHRYARRCLTELVDTSPYRGQPAAFVDAVADAVAASAGDSFLVALITARSLALRPEPVANPHDPTWRAGLPRHAADAMSQDLDQRLRGQASRARDLLLPLAYAEATGMPWEDVWPRLVHALTGRPCTNADLEWLIEQAGYYIIETSLDRRSVYRLYHESLAEHLREDRDTEADQAAIVDVLADRVPRLVDGTPDWSRAHPYTAATIATHAAGTDRLDALITQPRFLLDTPPAPLSAALPHTRTPDGHAAADAYRRALARLRTAPTGQRAAYLQLTARCARAPKLAQAIADSGLPLPFATDWASCRLSTPHHTITGHSGDVSAVAVGQLDGRPVVVSGSADRTVRMWDTATGTPIGQPFTGHTGDVSAVAVGQLDGRPVVVSGSADRTVRMWDTATGTPIGQPFTGHTGDVSAVAVGQLDGRPVVVSGSADRTVRMWDTATGTPIGQPFTGHTGDVSAVAVGQLDGRPVVVSGSADRTARVWDTATGTPIGQPFTGHTGRVWSVAVGQLDGRTIIVSGSADRTVRMWDTATGTPIGQPFTGHTGRVWSVAVGQLDGRTIIVSGSADRTVRMWDTATGTPIGQPFTGHTGDVSAVAVGQLDGSPVIVSGSADRTVRMWDTATGTPIGDPFTGHTGDVSAVAVGQLDGSPVIVSGSADQTVRMWDTATGTPIGQPFTGHTGRVWSVAVGQLDGRPVVVSGSADRTVRVWDTATGTPIGDPFTGHTGWVRSVAVGQLDGRPVIVSGSDDKTVRMWDTATGTPIGDPFTGHTSAVWSVAVGQLDGRTIIVTGSDDKTVRMWDAATGTPIGQPFTGHTGWVRTVAVGQLDGRTIIVSGSADQTVRMWDAATGTPIGQPFTGHTGWVRTVAVGQLDGRTIIVTGSDDKTVRMWDAATGTPIGQPLTGHTGWVRTVAVGQLDGSPVVVTGSDDKTVRVWDAATGTPIGQPFTGHTSRVWSVAVGQLDGRTIIVSGSADQTVRMWDAATGTPIGQPFTGHTDWVHSVAVGQLDGRTIIVSGSADRTVRMWDAATGTPVGDPFTGHTSAVWSVAVGQLDGRTIIVTGSADQTVRMWDAATGTPIGQPFTGHTSAVWSVAVGQLDGRTIIVTGSADQTVRMWDAATGTPIGQPLTGHTDWVRTVAVGQLDGRTIIVSGSADKTVRMWDAATGTPIGQPFTGHTDWVHSVAVGQLDGRTIIVSGSADKTVRMWDTASLRAYETTEIHLPESAYGTAFLVPGIIAIATTLGVISVRLEHYSG; encoded by the coding sequence GTGACCTCGGCAGCGGGTGGCGGTCCAGCTCGGCGGTTCTTCGTCGGCGCGGCAACCACTGTCTACCAGCAGGATCTGGGGTTGGGCGACCGGCCTGAGCTTGGCGACGAGTTGTGGCGGGCTCGGGAGTTGTTCACCGGGTTGGGCTACTCGGTGGTGCCAAGCTTCGGGATAGGGATGGGGGCGCGGGACTTTCAGGACCGGCTCCGTGCGTTCCTGACCGATCCGCAGCGGCGACCGGACGATGTGGTGGTGGTCTACTACACCGGGCACGGTGTCGACCACCACGGTGATCTGCTGCTGCCGATGGCCGATACCGTCGATCTCGCCTACGGCTCGGTGCGGGCCGGGGACCTGACCGGGCGGATTCTGGACAGCCACACGCCGGACCAGGTGGCCGGGCAGCAGCTGTTGTTCGTGTTGGACACCTGCTACGGGGGCAGCGCGGCCGTGCGGATGAGTGCCGGTGCCGCAGATTTTCTGTCTCGGCTGCGAGGTTTCGCCGGTGCCCCGTCCGTCGCGGTGATCGTCGCCGCGCGGGACTATCAGAGTGCCGTGGCGGGGGCGTTCACCCAGGCGTTGGCCGGCGCGGTGCGGGATCGGTCGGTGGCCGGTTTCGAGGTGCCGTTCCTGCCGTTGGACGCGCTGGTCACCGCGATCAACGCGCGGACTCCCCCGTCTCAGCGGGCCCGGTTGATGTTCGTTGGGGAGAAGGCTGCGGAGTTTTTCCCGAACCCGCGTTTCGACGACTGGTTCAGCGACTACGACCTGCGTACCCGTGACCTGCGCGCCCAGCGGGACGCACGGGAGCGGGAACGCCGTCATCATGTCGACCCGCGTGCGCGAGGGCTGGACGCCCCGGCCGGCCGGGATGATCTGTGGTTGTTCACCGGTCGGCATGCCGCGTTGCGGGAGGCGACCCGGTGGCTGGCGGGTACCGGGCCGGCGACGTTGGTGGTCACCGGCCGGCCGGGTTCGGGCAAGTCAGCGCTGCTGGCGCGTCTGGATGTGCTTGCCGATCCGCGCCGCCGGCGGTGGGTGCCGAATCTGCATCTGTTGCCCGCTGACACGATTCCCGCCGACGGCGCGATCCGCCGCTTCGTGCATGCCCGGGGGCAGACTCCACAGGATCTGCTGGCCGCGCTCGCCGAGGCGGTCGGTGTCGACAGCATCGGTGACGTGGATTCGGTCAGCGCCCTGGTCCGTGGGCTCGCCCGTGATGCTGAGCCGGTCGTCGTGGTGGTGGACGCGGTCGACGAGGCCGTGGACAGCCGCGAGGCCCGGCGTGATCGTGGTTCTCCGGTGGTGGAGCAGGTCCTGGCACCGCTGGTGGCCGCCGCCGGGCGGGTACCGCTGCGGATGATGATCGGCACCCGATCGCATCTGGTCGAGGCTCTAGGCCAGCCGGTCCGGCTGGTGGATCTCGACCGGCCGGAGTTCGCCGACCGCGCCAGTGTGCACCGGTACGCGCGGAGGTGCCTGACCGAACTGGTCGACACCTCCCCGTACCGGGGACAGCCTGCTGCTTTCGTGGACGCGGTCGCCGACGCGGTCGCGGCCAGCGCGGGTGACTCGTTCCTGGTCGCGTTGATCACCGCCCGCAGCCTCGCGTTGCGTCCGGAACCGGTCGCCAATCCGCATGATCCGACGTGGCGGGCGGGGCTTCCCCGGCACGCCGCCGACGCGATGAGCCAGGATCTCGACCAGCGGTTGCGCGGCCAGGCCTCCCGCGCCCGTGACCTGCTGTTGCCCCTGGCTTACGCCGAAGCGACCGGTATGCCGTGGGAGGACGTGTGGCCCCGACTCGTGCATGCGCTGACCGGACGGCCGTGCACGAACGCCGACTTGGAGTGGCTGATCGAGCAGGCCGGCTACTACATCATCGAAACCAGTCTCGACCGCCGCTCGGTGTACCGCCTGTACCACGAATCTCTCGCCGAGCATCTGCGGGAGGATCGGGACACCGAAGCCGATCAGGCTGCGATTGTCGATGTTCTGGCCGATCGGGTCCCCCGGCTGGTCGACGGTACCCCGGACTGGTCCCGCGCCCACCCGTACACGGCGGCGACCATCGCCACCCACGCCGCTGGCACCGACCGCCTCGACGCACTGATCACCCAGCCGCGGTTCCTGCTCGATACGCCCCCGGCGCCGCTGTCCGCCGCGCTACCCCACACCCGCACCCCGGACGGTCACGCCGCCGCTGACGCCTACCGCCGCGCTCTCGCCCGACTCCGTACCGCCCCCACCGGCCAGCGCGCCGCCTACCTGCAACTCACCGCCCGCTGCGCGCGTGCCCCGAAACTCGCCCAAGCGATCGCGGACAGCGGCCTACCGCTGCCATTCGCCACCGACTGGGCATCCTGCCGCCTGTCCACACCCCACCACACCATCACCGGCCACTCCGGCGACGTGAGCGCGGTGGCGGTGGGCCAGCTCGACGGCCGCCCAGTCGTCGTCTCCGGCAGCGCCGACCGGACGGTGCGGATGTGGGACACCGCCACGGGCACCCCGATCGGCCAGCCCTTCACCGGCCACACCGGCGACGTGAGCGCGGTGGCGGTGGGCCAGCTCGACGGCCGCCCAGTCGTCGTCTCCGGCAGCGCCGACCGGACGGTGCGGATGTGGGACACCGCCACGGGCACCCCGATCGGCCAGCCCTTCACCGGCCACACCGGCGACGTGAGCGCGGTGGCGGTGGGCCAGCTCGACGGCCGCCCAGTCGTCGTCTCCGGCAGCGCCGACCGGACGGTGCGGATGTGGGACACCGCCACGGGCACCCCGATCGGCCAGCCCTTCACCGGCCACACCGGCGACGTGAGCGCGGTGGCGGTGGGCCAGCTCGACGGCCGCCCAGTCGTCGTCTCCGGCAGCGCCGACCGGACGGCGCGGGTATGGGACACCGCCACGGGCACCCCGATCGGCCAGCCCTTCACCGGTCACACCGGCAGGGTCTGGTCGGTGGCGGTGGGCCAGCTCGACGGCCGCACCATCATCGTCTCCGGCAGCGCCGACCGGACGGTGCGGATGTGGGACACCGCCACGGGCACCCCGATCGGCCAGCCCTTCACCGGTCACACCGGCAGGGTCTGGTCGGTGGCGGTGGGCCAGCTCGACGGCCGCACCATCATCGTCTCCGGCAGCGCCGACCGGACGGTGCGGATGTGGGACACCGCCACGGGCACCCCGATCGGCCAGCCCTTCACCGGCCACACCGGCGACGTGAGCGCGGTGGCGGTGGGCCAGCTCGACGGCAGCCCAGTCATCGTCTCCGGCAGCGCCGACCGGACGGTGCGGATGTGGGACACCGCCACGGGCACCCCGATCGGCGACCCCTTCACCGGCCACACCGGCGACGTGAGCGCGGTGGCGGTGGGCCAGCTCGACGGCAGCCCAGTCATCGTCTCCGGCAGCGCCGACCAGACGGTGCGGATGTGGGACACCGCCACGGGCACCCCGATCGGCCAGCCCTTCACCGGCCACACCGGCAGGGTCTGGTCGGTGGCGGTGGGCCAGCTCGACGGCCGCCCAGTCGTCGTCTCCGGCAGCGCCGACCGGACGGTGCGGGTATGGGACACCGCCACGGGCACCCCGATCGGCGACCCCTTCACCGGTCACACCGGTTGGGTGCGTTCGGTGGCGGTGGGCCAGCTCGACGGCCGCCCAGTCATCGTCTCCGGCAGCGACGACAAGACGGTGCGGATGTGGGACACCGCCACGGGCACCCCGATCGGCGACCCCTTCACCGGCCACACCAGCGCGGTCTGGTCGGTGGCGGTGGGCCAGCTCGACGGCCGCACCATCATCGTCACAGGTAGCGACGACAAGACGGTGCGGATGTGGGACGCAGCCACCGGCACCCCGATCGGCCAGCCCTTCACCGGCCACACCGGTTGGGTGCGTACGGTGGCGGTGGGCCAACTCGACGGCCGCACCATCATCGTCTCCGGCAGCGCCGACCAGACGGTGCGGATGTGGGACGCAGCCACCGGCACCCCGATCGGCCAGCCCTTCACCGGCCACACCGGTTGGGTGCGTACGGTGGCGGTGGGCCAACTCGACGGCCGCACCATCATTGTCACAGGTAGCGACGACAAGACGGTGCGGATGTGGGACGCAGCCACCGGCACCCCGATCGGCCAGCCCCTCACCGGCCACACCGGTTGGGTGCGTACGGTGGCGGTGGGCCAACTCGACGGCAGCCCAGTCGTCGTCACCGGCAGCGACGACAAGACGGTGCGGGTATGGGACGCAGCCACCGGCACCCCGATCGGCCAGCCCTTCACCGGTCACACCAGCAGGGTCTGGTCGGTGGCGGTGGGCCAACTCGACGGCCGCACCATCATCGTCTCCGGCAGCGCCGACCAGACGGTGCGGATGTGGGACGCAGCCACCGGCACCCCGATCGGCCAGCCCTTCACCGGCCACACCGATTGGGTGCATTCGGTGGCGGTGGGCCAACTCGACGGCCGCACCATCATCGTCTCCGGCAGCGCCGACCGGACAGTGCGGATGTGGGACGCGGCCACCGGCACCCCCGTCGGCGACCCCTTCACCGGTCACACCAGCGCGGTCTGGTCGGTGGCGGTGGGCCAACTCGACGGCCGCACCATCATCGTCACCGGCAGCGCCGACCAGACGGTGCGGATGTGGGACGCAGCCACCGGCACCCCGATCGGCCAGCCCTTCACCGGTCACACCAGCGCGGTCTGGTCGGTGGCGGTGGGCCAACTCGACGGCCGCACCATCATCGTCACCGGCAGCGCCGACCAGACGGTGCGGATGTGGGACGCAGCCACCGGCACCCCGATCGGCCAGCCCCTCACCGGCCACACCGATTGGGTGCGTACGGTGGCGGTGGGCCAACTCGACGGCCGCACCATCATCGTCTCCGGCAGCGCCGACAAGACGGTGCGGATGTGGGACGCAGCCACCGGCACCCCGATCGGCCAGCCCTTCACCGGCCACACCGATTGGGTGCATTCGGTGGCGGTGGGCCAACTCGACGGCCGCACCATCATCGTCTCCGGCAGCGCCGACAAGACGGTGCGGATGTGGGACACGGCCAGCCTACGAGCCTACGAAACCACAGAGATTCATCTTCCAGAATCAGCTTATGGAACCGCATTCCTCGTTCCCGGAATCATCGCCATTGCAACCACTCTCGGCGTCATAAGCGTGCGACTAGAGCACTACAGCGGTTGA
- a CDS encoding NF041680 family putative transposase — protein sequence MRDPAEVLAGFRRDFHQALSRRSDALFELTDAVLCADGPVRSLPGLSLVAEYRRGHGALYDALAAGRVDVQRLRTAVAAVPPPRAADGRLVLAVDVTCWLRPEAHTSPERILCHTYGRGRDQHIGVPGWPYAFVVALETGRTSWTAPLDAVRLAPGADLAAVTAAQLRDVVGRLIAAGHWRPGDPQVWVVMDAGYDAARLAWLLRDLPVRVLARLRSDRVLRRPAPPPLPGRRGRLPRHGAEFIFGDPRSWGAPDVTTVTDTRLYGTVTARAWHRLHPRLTRRAAWTDCPALPILEGTVIRLDVGRLPSGATAKPVWLWWSTGIDHEPGHDPSPDPAMIDLLWQAFLRRFDIEHTFRLFKQTLGWTVPKLRDPHAADRWTWLIIAAYTQLRLARPLTADLRHPWERPAPPERLTPSRVRRGFRHLRPTSTCPASAPKPTRPGPGRPPGTPNRHPTRRYDVHTVTSSQTGKTTSRKKKSVNPRPRRTG from the coding sequence GTGAGGGATCCGGCGGAGGTGTTGGCCGGGTTTCGGCGGGACTTCCACCAGGCCCTGTCACGGCGGTCGGATGCGTTGTTCGAGTTGACCGACGCGGTGTTGTGCGCGGATGGGCCGGTGCGGTCGTTGCCCGGGTTGTCGCTGGTAGCGGAGTACCGCCGTGGGCACGGCGCGTTGTACGACGCCTTGGCCGCCGGGCGGGTTGACGTGCAACGGCTGCGTACGGCGGTGGCGGCGGTGCCGCCGCCGCGGGCGGCTGACGGGCGGCTCGTCCTGGCCGTGGATGTGACGTGCTGGCTGCGGCCGGAGGCGCACACGTCGCCGGAGCGGATCCTGTGTCACACCTACGGCCGTGGCAGGGACCAGCACATCGGAGTTCCAGGCTGGCCGTATGCGTTCGTTGTGGCGTTGGAGACCGGCCGCACCTCGTGGACCGCACCGCTGGACGCGGTCCGCTTGGCTCCGGGTGCGGATCTGGCGGCGGTGACCGCCGCCCAGTTGCGGGACGTGGTCGGCCGGTTGATCGCCGCCGGCCATTGGCGGCCCGGCGATCCGCAGGTCTGGGTGGTGATGGACGCAGGCTACGACGCGGCCCGCCTGGCCTGGCTGCTGCGGGACCTGCCGGTGCGCGTCCTGGCCAGGCTGCGCTCGGACAGGGTCCTGCGCCGACCCGCGCCACCACCGCTGCCCGGCCGGCGGGGCCGGCTGCCCCGCCACGGCGCCGAGTTCATCTTCGGCGACCCCCGCAGTTGGGGTGCCCCGGATGTGACCACGGTGACCGATACCCGCCTCTACGGCACCGTCACCGCCCGAGCCTGGCACCGCTTGCATCCGAGACTGACCCGCCGCGCGGCCTGGACCGACTGCCCTGCACTGCCGATCCTGGAAGGCACCGTGATCCGTCTCGACGTCGGGCGGCTGCCGTCGGGCGCGACCGCGAAACCGGTATGGTTGTGGTGGTCCACCGGTATCGACCACGAGCCGGGCCACGATCCCAGCCCGGATCCGGCGATGATCGACCTGTTGTGGCAGGCGTTCCTACGCCGTTTCGACATCGAGCACACGTTCCGGCTGTTCAAGCAGACCCTCGGCTGGACAGTGCCGAAACTGCGCGACCCGCACGCCGCCGACCGGTGGACCTGGCTGATCATCGCCGCCTACACGCAGCTGAGGCTGGCCCGGCCACTGACCGCCGACCTGCGTCACCCATGGGAACGACCAGCGCCACCCGAACGGCTCACCCCATCCCGGGTCCGCCGCGGATTTCGGCACCTACGTCCGACAAGCACCTGCCCCGCCAGCGCGCCGAAACCCACCCGGCCAGGCCCCGGACGACCACCCGGCACGCCCAACCGTCACCCCACCCGCCGCTACGACGTCCACACCGTCACCAGCAGCCAAACCGGGAAGACGACCTCCAGAAAGAAGAAATCGGTCAATCCCAGACCACGCCGCACAGGTTAA
- a CDS encoding site-specific integrase, with translation MQRIRATLRKALNDAMARSNNRLIDFNPAKHVELTPAKQPKPRVWTDRAVARWRETGQKPSPVMVWTPQQAGAFLDYAQDHDIALYPVFVGIMHRGMRRGEALGLRDSTVDLDAALVTVDLQRTTVGYEAVDKKVKSEAGNRTFALDSFTAAAWRAYLARRARWKLASGGSWPDTGWFFVQPDGEKWHPDTVSKRFDSLVRDAGLPPVRLHDLRHCAATYLKASGADLTDVKELLGHSTITITITITITITITITITITSNIYTSVIVEL, from the coding sequence ATGCAACGCATCCGCGCCACCCTGCGCAAGGCACTCAACGACGCGATGGCCCGGTCCAACAACCGGCTCATCGACTTCAACCCGGCCAAGCACGTCGAACTCACACCGGCGAAGCAGCCCAAACCCCGGGTGTGGACGGACAGAGCCGTCGCACGGTGGCGCGAGACCGGACAGAAGCCCAGCCCGGTCATGGTGTGGACCCCGCAACAGGCCGGAGCCTTCCTCGACTACGCCCAGGACCACGACATCGCCCTCTACCCGGTGTTCGTAGGCATCATGCACCGAGGCATGCGTCGCGGTGAGGCACTCGGCCTGCGGGACAGCACCGTCGACCTGGACGCCGCCCTCGTCACCGTCGACCTGCAACGCACCACCGTCGGCTACGAAGCGGTCGACAAGAAGGTCAAGTCCGAGGCGGGTAACCGCACCTTCGCCCTCGACAGCTTCACCGCCGCCGCGTGGCGCGCCTACCTCGCCCGCCGCGCCCGCTGGAAGTTGGCCAGCGGCGGCAGCTGGCCGGACACCGGATGGTTCTTCGTCCAACCCGACGGCGAGAAGTGGCACCCGGACACCGTCAGCAAACGCTTCGACAGCCTCGTCCGCGACGCCGGACTGCCCCCGGTCCGGCTGCACGACCTACGACACTGCGCCGCCACCTACCTGAAAGCCTCCGGCGCCGACCTCACCGACGTCAAGGAACTCCTCGGCCACTCCACCATCACCATCACCATCACCATCACCATCACCATCACCATCACCATCACCATCACCATCACCAGCAACATCTACACCTCCGTCATCGTCGAACTTTAG